From the genome of Aspergillus oryzae RIB40 DNA, chromosome 4:
TGTCTACGAGCAGGGTATTCCGTTTAGTCTGCGCCCACCTCTACTAGGTAGCAAGCTCACCACACCTAATGGTTCCCGCAAGGGCCTTGAGGTAACTTTCTACGCCGGACATGAGTTTCAGGGGCCCCCAGTAGCAACCACCTACTGGGATGACTCCCTTGTATATCTCTTCAGCGATGGTGATGTCCCGGAATCGCTCAAGGGCACCCCCTACTGTTACCAGGCATCTGGCATTGTGACACCCCAGGTATCGGGTTGGTATACATGGAGTGTGGCCAATACAGGAAAGGCTAAGCTGTTCATCGACGATGTAATGATCATTGATAATTCCGAGTGGTCACGGATAACCGGAGGCTTCCTAGGATGCTCCAGTGAAGATCGGACTGTTCGGATGCAATTGCAGGCAGAGAAAACATATCGCCTGAGGGTGGACAACATAGTGACACTACCACCCATCGAATCCTTTGATAATACACTCTTTCCAAATGTCTCGGGCCTACGGGTTGGCCTTGCccgggaggaggatgagCAGGCAATGCTAAACCGCGCAGTGGATTGCGCCAGATCATCCGATATAGCTGTCCTCGTCGTCGGTCACAATAAGGACTCGGAAGGTGAAGGTGGGGATCGCATCAACATGGAATTGCCAGGCCAGACGGATGCACTCGTCCAAGCAGTATGTGAGGCCAATCCTAATACAATCGTTGTCGTTCAGGCAGCCAGCGCTGTAACAATGCCGTGGGTGAATCAAGCCCGCGCGATTGTCATGGCTTGGTACCAGGGCCAGGAGAATGGGAATGCCTTGGCAGACGCCCTTCTAGGTCATTGCAACTTCTCCGGTAAAACGCCTATCACCTTTCCTCGCCAGCTGGAGGACCACGGCTCTCATGCATGGTTTCCCGGGCAGGCCGCCAACGACGCTTGTGAATTCGGGGAGCAAGTATTGGTTGGATATCGTCATCTCGATAAACACGGCATCAATCCACTTTGGCCGTTCGGATATGGATTGTCTTACACGCGGTTTGAGGTCACAGATATTCGCCTTGATGGGCACATAACCACTGCACCAGCTTCCACCATCTCGATCCACGCTCGCGTCTCCAACGTTGGCGAACAAGATGGCTCCGAGGTAGTCCAGGCCTACGTCAGTCCGTCCGAGCAGATCCAAAAGAAGGGGCTGGTCACCTATCAAAAGACACTTGCTGGATTTTGCAAGGTGTTCGTACCTGTTGGAGAAACCAGAGACGTCGCTATTCAGGTCAGCAAGGAAGAATTGCGTTGGTATAATGCAGAGGCGCGTTCATGGCAGCTAGATCCAGGCAGGTACTATTGCTTTGTTGGCACTAGTGCCGTTGATATTCACGGCGAACTGGAGTTCCATCTGGTGTAGATAATATATAACTACAGGTAGAGGTATATAATTTGGTTGTCTTGAGACATTAGGGTTCATTGGGCCCTGTGGCGTGGCTTAGCGCTTAGCAGGGTGGGTCACCTGATTACTGTGTAGTTCAATACGGTATTTAATTCGACCGCATCCCATCATTCATCGTTCTAAATTTCACGATAATCCACTCAGCCTTACAACATGGACCCCTCGTCCAGTCCCTCCTCTACCCTACCCCCTTCTGTCCCCGTTGCCTGTCTTAACTGTCGCGAGAAACATCTCAAGTGCGATGGTAATCTGACAGGATGTACCCGGTGCAAGGACTTGAGTCTCTTTTGCCACTTTGTACCGAGCCGCCGAGGGAGACGAGGACGGCCTTGGCCCTATTCAGGTGCAATGGGAGACTATCCTCCACTACCTGTCGAGCCCACCGGCAATGCAATGATGACCCCTTTAGATTCCTTAGCATGTGCTGCTCCACAGGGGGACGCGACCTGTTCATCGCTCCCCCCTCGGATCGACAACCAGCTGGTTACGTTGTTTTTCCTCCATTTCCATCAGGCCCACCCATTCTTGCCGCCTCGCGACGCATTCCtgcattcttctcccccaATCTACTTGCTGGACGTGGTACAGTTCATCAGCGTACATTACCTCCCTGCCAGTAATGTTCCAGACCACACCCACCAGCTATGCACGGCCGTCCAGGAGGCAGAAGCCAGCCTTGAGAAGGTCCAAGCCCTTTTACTCCTATCGATCATCATGCATGCACGAACCCAGCCGCGAGAGGCGAAGGAATGGCTTGGTGACGCGATTTCTTTGAGTCTGGATCTAGGACTTCACTGCCGGGAATTTTCtgaggctttggagatcCAGAATCCTGTGCGGGCTGAGAGTGCTCGGCGTACGTGGTGGGAGATCTTCATTATTGATACCCTTCTGGCGGCTGTGCAAGTCGATGGTGCTTTACAGCTGACAGTAGAGACACTCGATATTCCCCTGCCTTGTGAGATGGACGAATACCAGGATGGCCGCTTGGGGATTGTTCCAATCTCACTGCGTGATATGGATCGTCAGGCACTGTTCCACAATGATGGCGATTTCTCATCCGCAGCGTACAGGGCCGAAGCAGCGACAATACTTCGAAAGTGCCTGATCGCAAGCGGGAATCATGTCTCCCATGAAACTATCAATATCCTCGATGTCACCATTTCGGCGTGGTTCCACCGGTTGCCCAGCGGCAAGCAGGCGATGTTGCATCATAATGGTGACGTGGATCAAATGATATTCCAATCTTTTATGATAATGCACTGCGCCTCAATATACTTGCACTTCCCAAAATCATATCTCCTTGCATTTCTACCGGTGACTAGCCACATATTTTGTTCTCGACCCCCCACCTTCACGTCGAGTTCCGCAAACCCTCAAATACACACAGCCAAGGTATACGGCGCGGCGGTCAACCTATCCAAGCTTGCCTCCTTGACGACCAGCGTGGCTAGTCATAGccccttcttcgtctgcaCTCTAGTCCTAAGTTCCATCGTCCAACTCGCTGTCTTTACTGCTGATCCCCAGCAATCGAGCCGTACAGGCCGAAGCTTCCTAGCCTTGAATATCGGCGTCCTAAAATCCATGGGGCATGTGTGGACGATCGCGGCGACTTCGATGGCGCGCATCCGCGATGTAGCTGTCGAGCTTGAGTCGGCGCTTGCCAGGGAGAGCAGAGCGCTGTTAGATGATCACTTGACCCAGTCCGTTTTAGTCGACTCTCAAGGTTTGGACGTAACATTTTTATAACGCGCACTCAATCTCCGTATCCCTCCTTCCCCATGGGGCCAACCGCGCGTAATTTCAGCTAATTCAAAATCACAGCACAAGTGCTACGTCTGCAAGGGGGCCTAGAAGGTTCGAGGTATTATCCACATTCCTGTTGTATCATAAATTCGATCAATATACGTGTGTATAACCGCCATATATATACGCGAACGTGACTACCTCCCAGTCATCCTAAACCAGAGTGGCTTCAGGTAGCACCAAAAAGTACATGTCACCATAGAGCTCAAGCCTCGTGAAATTCAAGTCAAGCTTACTACGGGGCTAAGGAGGTATTTGCAGTTCATGCCCTTCGTAAGTGACTGTGATAGTTGTTGTGATTTAGAATCTTCAGTAGGTGTATCTTGATGATAACCTATTTACTCATGTCTATCTTCTGCTTAATACACAAGTTCAGTGATGACTACCAAACCCTCTTCCAAAATGTGCGACCCAACCGACCCTTCGGGCTTCATACCCAAGCATCCAGACTGTATCCATTTCTATACGCCAATGCTTCTTGTGGACCCTCTGCATCAATGATATACGCATACTCACATCTGTCGAATGACACCTTGGACTGCGCCTGGTAGAAGGAGTCGTACTTCTCATTCAGGGCATCCCGGAGGTTATGCACGGATCCACCGGGATGCAACACACTCCATGGTTCAATGCAAGAAGTCCCTTTGCAAGATTTCAATACCAAAAGAAGGGCATCAAGTCGTGTAATTACTCTCGAAAGGCTGTACCCCATAATTCGGGTCTCTTGTGAGTTATCTGTCTGCACCTTGGCATAcaggttgttgatttgaTACGGGTCATTCTATCGATCGTCAGCTCTGCAAACAAATCCATATTGAGCAGCATAATGACATACCGTGAGATCATAAAGTTCGTGTTCGTTATTGCACCATACGGAATAATAAAGGTTGTACTCCTCGCTCAGTATACGAACCGCCTTGTACGTATTGTTTGGCACCGTAGGCTTACCTGGTTCAATGTAAGCACTCTAGTGAAGGCAGGTTATAGGTAATATAACAAGCTCTTACCAAGGTTAGACAATCCTCCCTCGAGCATCGCCTGCCCCCAGTATTCAACGGTTACATGCTCGTGCAGAGTTCCCATATTATTTCTCAGAATGCGCATAGGAGCACCGTCGAAATCATCCCTGAGGGGAATACCAGCCAATTCGTAGAAGGTCGGAGCCAGGTCAATATGGGTACTGACGGAGTCTTCCACAGCCCCTTCTGGGAT
Proteins encoded in this window:
- a CDS encoding glycoside hydrolase family 3 protein (beta-glucosidase-related glycosidases) translates to MVHHEKSAVEELLRALTLEEKVSLLAGKNMWETANIDRLGIPSLKMTDGPAGARGSKWTYGSLTTFIPCGISLAATFDPELVQKVGGVLGEETRRKHCQVLLAPTMNLSRSPLGGRNFEGYGEDPYLIGKVSTAIIRGIQSQGVAACMKHFIANDTETRRFNVDQTIDERTLREVYMKPFVMALDADPLTAMVSYPKINGYHADLSPSILKPLLREELQFDRIVMSDWGGLNSTVESLIATTDLEMPGPAVRRGEKLLAAIAQGQIDVAKHVDPSVRRILELLDRVGLLSESSANGAVKNDEAESEKAPDDPNFHRIAREAAQDGLVLLKNEGVLPLQPSSLEKIAILGPNARRPTAGGAGSAAVNPFYITTPEECLTTAIRQVNPGTEIVYEQGIPFSLRPPLLGSKLTTPNGSRKGLEVTFYAGHEFQGPPVATTYWDDSLVYLFSDGDVPESLKGTPYCYQASGIVTPQVSGWYTWSVANTGKAKLFIDDVMIIDNSEWSRITGGFLGCSSEDRTVRMQLQAEKTYRLRVDNIVTLPPIESFDNTLFPNVSGLRVGLAREEDEQAMLNRAVDCARSSDIAVLVVGHNKDSEGEGGDRINMELPGQTDALVQAVCEANPNTIVVVQAASAVTMPWVNQARAIVMAWYQGQENGNALADALLGHCNFSGKTPITFPRQLEDHGSHAWFPGQAANDACEFGEQVLVGYRHLDKHGINPLWPFGYGLSYTRFEVTDIRLDGHITTAPASTISIHARVSNVGEQDGSEVVQAYVSPSEQIQKKGLVTYQKTLAGFCKVFVPVGETRDVAIQVSKEELRWYNAEARSWQLDPGRYYCFVGTSAVDIHGELEFHLV
- a CDS encoding Zn(II)2Cys6 transcription factor (predicted protein) encodes the protein MDPSSSPSSTLPPSVPVACLNCREKHLKCDGNLTGCTRCKDLSLFCHFVPSRRGRRGRPWPYSGAMGDYPPLPVEPTGNAMMTPLDSLACAAPQGDATCSSLPPRIDNQLVTLFFLHFHQAHPFLPPRDAFLHSSPPIYLLDVVQFISVHYLPASNVPDHTHQLCTAVQEAEASLEKVQALLLLSIIMHARTQPREAKEWLGDAISLSLDLGLHCREFSEALEIQNPVRAESARRTWWEIFIIDTLLAAVQVDGALQLTVETLDIPLPCEMDEYQDGRLGIVPISLRDMDRQALFHNDGDFSSAAYRAEAATILRKCLIASGNHVSHETINILDVTISAWFHRLPSGKQAMLHHNGDVDQMIFQSFMIMHCASIYLHFPKSYLLAFLPVTSHIFCSRPPTFTSSSANPQIHTAKVYGAAVNLSKLASLTTSVASHSPFFVCTLVLSSIVQLAVFTADPQQSSRTGRSFLALNIGVLKSMGHVWTIAATSMARIRDVAVELESALARESRALLDDHLTQSVLVDSQGLDVTFL